One part of the Tunicatimonas pelagia genome encodes these proteins:
- a CDS encoding lamin tail domain-containing protein, whose amino-acid sequence MGTKLKETVWVLACLLLTQRTLAQVTDNFSDGDFTTNPVWSGETTKFEVLAEQLHLNDTDATGEAYLSTSSQAIANAEWNFYVEISENPTSANFTSVYLVSDQANLADDLSGYFVKIGNTSDEVSLYRQDGSTETEIIDGLDDRVDTKPVQIEIKVTRDTNGNWELSSRPIGEISFVIEGSVMDDTHTVSNYFGVHCKYTATRSDAFYFDNILITGTPQPDTRKPFVTDLSAPSNNQLNLQFSEAVNTAVAETTTNYVLNGHAITAASLAGNEVALSVNSALANATDYTLTVRNIQDEAGNVLTDTTLNFFYFEPVSAQRNDVIISELMPDPNPVKADLPDAEFVEIYNRSGNPFDLQDLSLNDKLLPPYILRPQQFVVLCASADSASLAPFGQVIGLDSWPTLPNSGTRLVLRNATSMVIDSLAYSATEVVGGTSLERISETTPCDQRINLALSLAERGGTPGETNTIISQKDTHAPRLLSIQPRNDTLKLFFDERVADESLQTELIQIQPEQTVAQIVRDAIDEKILYVLLAEPLVTNTTYSLTFANTQDCYGNISPSQTASFYFDNEPPTLLRAVVRDTAEVALIFSEKVATQLIEDEDNYWLDSVSNTPRFAIIGQDSASVLLRFLVSLADGQNHQLTLTRWEDSYGNPGDTLTVNLRYQQDIDTVLVESEYQLEVHLSEPILPESVSEVMNYEIDRRVGHPQAAFIDRSHPNVIHLILANPLSENREHELRIDLLQDEQNGVLSTPAYRFYFDRRSPGVDSVVAITERTLLVYFDEKVDSLTATNALHYQLSDYKVEQVELKGNRQVAHLQLDTALVPEVAYELEIVGIADLSGNIITSPKGKSFVYDQRPPALLSGKMVNPFELRLYFSEAVQTVSVNNFQLETIGSPDSVWVSRLRAGEVRLFFAEPLPTEEITLTATSITDLRGNRQPEPLRTTINNTQTTLGQIIVLSPTDLQLSFTQGIDETVMLNFTQYLVNEVYSPTEVTAIGRRPYAVHLTFDRPLQADVNYQLTISELVNDEGQRVIGVQDSFIYQTQIEHIEAEERALLLHFQVPLDSSLAVQLMHYQLGQTHPAAAIWVGEQTIRLVFEESLEPLTRYEFLLSGLKDIDGDVIPASTHTVGLGRTPNFNELLITEIMADPTPAVGLPEVEYLELYNASDELLSTNGLRLADAMSSTLLRSALLLPGEYLIVSANADQPKLASRGRTMGITSFPSLNSSGDQLSITDAYGSEVFSVSYSDDWYNDAEKKQGGWSLEMIDYTHPCGEQDNWTASVDENGGTPGRVNSVNQSNPDNQAPVLQTAFAESATEVALLFSEKLDPSSFEDGQISISSEVTVDTIVWKSDRKSATAHLIDSLQTQVAYTIRANQLYDCSGNLIDDQAVSLVLSEEATMGDVLLSELLFYPRSGGVRFVEIYNHSDKPINLKDWQLANSEGDSLANLSVITTENYQLNPQQYLALTEDATTLVGDYPSASEGNILVVDALPSLPSGAGNVALHSLSGERMQFLIYDEDWHHPILEDKRGVSLERIQWSAPVNDRNNWQSAAQTVGFATPGYVNSQLSTVSPIPAALSVEPRVFTPDQDGFQDYTQILYRWPNAGNVANVIVFDSQGQKVKHLARNTTLAEEGFLRWDGTDDAGQQLATGYYIIYFEVFHTNGQVSGLKERVVLGRPF is encoded by the coding sequence ATGGGCACGAAATTGAAAGAAACGGTTTGGGTTCTCGCCTGCTTACTGCTGACTCAGCGTACCTTAGCGCAGGTAACTGATAACTTTTCGGATGGGGACTTTACGACCAATCCGGTTTGGAGTGGGGAAACTACTAAGTTTGAAGTACTGGCGGAGCAATTACATTTGAATGATACCGATGCTACCGGAGAAGCCTACCTCAGTACTTCTAGCCAAGCTATCGCCAATGCCGAATGGAATTTTTACGTGGAAATCTCGGAGAACCCTACTAGTGCTAACTTTACCTCAGTGTATCTGGTATCTGATCAGGCGAACTTAGCTGATGATTTGAGTGGCTATTTCGTAAAAATTGGTAATACCAGCGATGAGGTCAGCCTTTATCGGCAAGATGGCAGCACTGAAACGGAAATTATTGATGGTTTAGACGACCGCGTAGATACTAAACCAGTACAAATCGAGATAAAAGTTACGCGAGACACTAACGGGAACTGGGAGCTGAGTTCGCGACCAATAGGAGAAATCAGCTTTGTCATAGAAGGCTCAGTTATGGATGATACGCATACCGTTTCTAACTATTTCGGAGTGCATTGTAAGTATACCGCTACCCGGAGCGATGCGTTTTACTTTGACAACATCTTGATTACGGGCACTCCCCAACCGGATACGCGGAAACCATTCGTAACTGATCTATCAGCTCCATCAAACAACCAACTAAATCTCCAATTCTCCGAAGCAGTAAACACCGCCGTAGCCGAAACAACTACGAATTATGTGCTCAATGGCCATGCTATTACAGCTGCTTCACTAGCTGGAAATGAAGTTGCGCTCTCGGTGAACTCCGCTCTGGCAAACGCTACTGATTACACGCTGACCGTTCGGAACATTCAGGATGAAGCCGGAAATGTATTGACTGATACTACCCTCAACTTTTTTTACTTTGAACCAGTCTCAGCCCAGCGGAATGATGTAATTATTTCGGAATTGATGCCTGACCCCAACCCGGTGAAAGCCGATTTGCCGGACGCGGAGTTCGTAGAAATCTATAATCGCAGTGGAAACCCATTTGATTTGCAAGATTTGTCGTTGAATGATAAACTATTACCACCGTATATTCTGCGCCCTCAGCAGTTTGTTGTTTTGTGTGCTTCGGCCGATAGTGCTTCGTTGGCACCGTTTGGTCAGGTAATAGGCTTAGATAGCTGGCCGACCTTGCCCAACAGCGGAACTCGACTTGTTTTACGGAATGCTACGTCAATGGTAATTGATTCACTGGCTTACTCCGCTACCGAAGTGGTGGGAGGTACTTCGCTAGAACGAATTTCCGAGACAACGCCCTGCGATCAGCGTATCAATTTAGCGCTCTCTCTGGCTGAACGGGGAGGAACACCGGGTGAAACCAATACAATTATTAGTCAGAAAGATACTCATGCACCCCGATTGTTAAGCATTCAACCCCGTAATGACACGCTAAAATTATTTTTTGACGAACGAGTTGCCGATGAAAGCCTTCAAACTGAGTTGATACAAATTCAGCCCGAACAAACGGTGGCGCAAATTGTACGCGATGCGATTGATGAAAAGATACTCTACGTTCTACTCGCCGAGCCACTGGTTACCAATACCACCTATTCCCTCACCTTCGCCAATACTCAGGACTGCTACGGAAACATTTCCCCTTCTCAAACAGCCTCCTTCTACTTTGACAATGAACCACCCACGTTACTAAGAGCAGTGGTGCGCGATACCGCTGAGGTAGCGTTAATCTTTTCTGAGAAAGTCGCAACGCAATTAATCGAGGATGAAGATAATTACTGGTTAGATAGCGTGTCCAACACTCCCAGATTTGCAATTATTGGTCAAGATAGCGCGTCGGTACTGCTGCGGTTTCTAGTCTCACTAGCTGACGGGCAAAACCATCAGCTTACGCTCACCCGCTGGGAAGATTCATACGGTAATCCGGGAGACACGCTGACCGTTAATTTGCGCTACCAGCAAGATATTGATACGGTGCTGGTGGAAAGTGAGTATCAACTTGAGGTTCATTTATCCGAACCAATATTGCCAGAATCTGTAAGTGAGGTAATGAATTACGAGATAGACCGACGGGTGGGGCATCCACAAGCGGCCTTCATAGATCGTAGTCATCCGAACGTTATCCACCTGATTCTGGCTAATCCACTTTCAGAAAATCGGGAACATGAGTTACGGATTGACCTACTACAAGATGAGCAAAATGGAGTATTGAGCACACCAGCTTACCGCTTCTACTTTGATCGTCGTTCGCCGGGCGTAGATTCAGTTGTGGCGATTACCGAGCGTACGCTGCTCGTGTATTTTGATGAAAAGGTAGACTCACTAACTGCAACCAATGCGCTCCATTACCAACTATCGGATTACAAAGTGGAGCAAGTTGAACTGAAAGGAAATAGGCAAGTAGCACACTTACAGCTAGACACTGCGCTGGTGCCCGAAGTTGCGTATGAGTTAGAAATAGTAGGTATTGCCGACCTCTCCGGGAATATTATCACTAGTCCCAAAGGTAAATCCTTTGTCTACGACCAGCGACCACCCGCGTTACTATCGGGGAAAATGGTGAACCCTTTCGAGCTACGGCTGTATTTCTCCGAAGCAGTACAAACTGTTTCCGTCAATAATTTTCAACTGGAAACGATCGGCTCTCCTGACAGTGTCTGGGTATCTCGACTACGAGCAGGTGAAGTACGGTTGTTCTTTGCCGAACCACTACCTACTGAAGAAATTACACTTACTGCTACGAGTATTACTGATCTGCGAGGAAATCGTCAGCCAGAACCGTTAAGAACAACAATTAATAATACTCAAACCACACTTGGTCAGATTATCGTACTATCTCCTACTGATTTACAGCTAAGTTTTACCCAAGGTATTGATGAAACGGTGATGCTAAACTTCACTCAGTATTTGGTTAACGAGGTGTATTCGCCCACTGAAGTAACTGCGATTGGTCGACGACCTTACGCAGTGCATCTGACATTTGACCGCCCTCTTCAAGCTGATGTCAACTACCAACTAACCATCAGTGAACTGGTAAATGATGAAGGGCAGCGCGTAATTGGCGTTCAGGATTCTTTTATTTACCAAACCCAGATAGAACATATTGAAGCGGAAGAACGGGCATTACTGCTGCATTTTCAAGTTCCGCTGGATTCAAGTTTAGCGGTGCAGTTAATGCATTATCAATTAGGACAAACCCATCCGGCAGCGGCCATTTGGGTAGGTGAGCAAACTATTCGATTAGTATTTGAAGAATCGCTTGAGCCCCTGACTCGTTACGAGTTTTTGCTATCCGGTTTGAAAGACATTGATGGAGATGTGATTCCAGCATCAACGCACACGGTGGGGCTAGGCCGTACGCCCAATTTCAACGAACTGCTGATTACCGAGATTATGGCCGACCCCACTCCCGCCGTGGGCTTACCGGAAGTAGAGTACCTGGAATTGTACAATGCCTCGGATGAGTTACTTAGCACTAACGGACTGCGCTTAGCGGATGCTATGTCTTCTACCTTGTTACGATCAGCGTTATTACTTCCGGGTGAATACTTAATCGTTAGTGCCAATGCTGACCAGCCCAAGCTAGCCTCCCGGGGGCGCACAATGGGTATCACTAGCTTTCCTTCGCTGAATAGTAGTGGCGACCAGCTTAGCATTACTGATGCCTACGGAAGTGAGGTTTTCTCAGTATCATATTCGGATGACTGGTACAACGATGCGGAGAAAAAGCAAGGTGGCTGGTCGTTAGAAATGATTGACTATACGCATCCCTGCGGTGAGCAGGATAATTGGACTGCTTCCGTAGATGAAAACGGTGGTACTCCCGGCCGGGTAAATTCGGTAAACCAATCCAATCCCGATAATCAAGCCCCGGTATTGCAAACCGCCTTTGCTGAATCAGCTACCGAGGTAGCTCTTCTGTTCAGCGAAAAATTAGATCCTTCGTCTTTTGAAGATGGACAAATAAGCATCAGTAGCGAGGTAACAGTTGATACTATAGTGTGGAAATCTGACCGAAAATCGGCTACTGCCCACTTGATTGATTCACTGCAAACCCAAGTAGCGTATACCATTCGGGCGAACCAACTGTACGATTGCAGTGGAAACTTGATAGACGATCAAGCAGTGTCGCTAGTATTATCCGAAGAGGCTACTATGGGTGATGTTCTGCTGAGCGAATTACTATTTTACCCTCGTTCGGGTGGAGTGCGTTTCGTAGAAATTTATAACCATTCGGATAAGCCGATCAATCTCAAAGATTGGCAGCTGGCTAATTCAGAAGGCGACTCCCTAGCAAATCTTTCAGTTATTACTACAGAAAATTATCAGTTGAACCCCCAGCAGTACTTAGCCCTTACCGAAGATGCCACTACGCTGGTTGGTGATTATCCATCGGCATCGGAAGGAAATATTCTGGTAGTGGATGCCTTGCCGAGTTTACCTTCTGGTGCCGGAAATGTAGCTTTGCATTCGCTCAGTGGTGAGCGAATGCAGTTTTTGATCTACGACGAAGATTGGCACCATCCGATACTGGAAGATAAGCGGGGAGTTTCTCTGGAACGTATTCAGTGGAGTGCTCCGGTTAACGACCGTAATAACTGGCAGTCGGCGGCTCAGACGGTAGGTTTTGCCACTCCAGGTTACGTCAATTCGCAGTTGTCAACGGTCAGTCCGATACCGGCCGCACTATCAGTAGAGCCCCGAGTGTTTACTCCCGACCAAGACGGTTTTCAAGACTACACCCAAATTCTTTATCGTTGGCCCAATGCGGGTAACGTAGCTAATGTGATTGTCTTTGACAGTCAGGGGCAAAAAGTGAAACATTTGGCTCGGAACACTACTTTAGCTGAAGAAGGCTTTCTACGGTGGGATGGCACCGATGATGCTGGGCAGCAACTTGCTACCGGGTATTATATCATTTATTTTGAGGTGTTTCATACCAATGGGCAGGTTTCCGGGTTAAAAGAACGAGTAGTGCTGGGTAGACCTTTTTAA
- a CDS encoding AlbA family DNA-binding domain-containing protein, whose protein sequence is MKKLKKLIHQGEGERLDFKQKITDPYKIAKTIASFANTKGGKILVGVRDDKTIMGVDPEEEKYTLETAAQFYCDPPITLQFKEVEDEEEDITVLEVTIPESWEKPHFVRDKNERRLVYIRQRDKSIPAGKTMVDLMRKGELPDNQVNLAHLDHNERKLLSFLERHERVTLKQFMQIVNISRRRALRILHHLTREGAIRMHEQEKEPYYTL, encoded by the coding sequence ATGAAGAAACTTAAGAAGCTGATTCATCAAGGTGAGGGAGAGCGGTTGGATTTCAAGCAAAAGATTACTGATCCTTATAAAATTGCTAAAACCATCGCATCATTCGCCAATACCAAGGGTGGTAAAATTCTGGTGGGGGTGCGGGACGATAAAACCATTATGGGCGTTGATCCCGAAGAAGAAAAATATACGCTAGAAACGGCAGCTCAATTCTACTGCGACCCACCGATAACTCTTCAATTCAAAGAAGTAGAAGATGAGGAAGAGGACATTACGGTACTGGAGGTAACGATTCCCGAAAGTTGGGAGAAACCGCATTTTGTGCGGGACAAAAACGAGCGACGGCTAGTGTACATCCGCCAGCGTGACAAAAGTATTCCCGCCGGAAAAACGATGGTTGACCTCATGCGAAAAGGGGAGCTGCCTGATAACCAAGTCAACCTAGCGCATTTAGACCATAACGAGCGCAAACTACTGTCTTTTCTAGAACGCCATGAACGAGTGACGCTTAAACAGTTTATGCAGATTGTGAACATCTCCCGTCGTCGGGCTTTACGAATTCTACATCACCTCACTCGAGAAGGTGCAATTCGTATGCACGAGCAAGAGAAAGAACCGTATTATACTTTGTGA
- a CDS encoding SRPBCC domain-containing protein, which translates to MLEIAKNIQVSVSSDQAFHKFLHEFNNWWPREYTWSRDKLIEIRIDARVGGLCTEVGPYEFRCDWGRVTELVTNQKIGLKWQISPKREPVPDPEQASTIEIKFAENQGGTLMELVHQDFERHGAGIEEYRDAMDSEYGWDYILKCYQTYCKQSS; encoded by the coding sequence ATGCTCGAGATAGCTAAAAATATTCAGGTCAGTGTCTCTTCCGATCAAGCATTCCATAAGTTCTTACACGAATTTAATAATTGGTGGCCTAGAGAGTACACCTGGTCACGGGATAAGCTTATTGAGATTCGGATAGATGCGCGAGTAGGCGGACTGTGTACCGAAGTTGGCCCTTACGAGTTTCGTTGCGATTGGGGTAGGGTAACCGAGTTAGTTACCAATCAGAAAATTGGTTTAAAGTGGCAGATAAGCCCAAAGCGTGAACCAGTACCTGACCCTGAGCAAGCGAGTACTATAGAAATAAAGTTTGCTGAGAATCAGGGAGGAACGCTTATGGAACTTGTGCACCAAGATTTTGAGAGGCACGGGGCTGGGATAGAAGAATATCGGGATGCTATGGACAGTGAATACGGTTGGGATTATATCTTGAAATGCTATCAGACCTACTGCAAGCAAAGTTCCTGA
- a CDS encoding Gfo/Idh/MocA family protein, whose protein sequence is MSDNFLPPENLPKNESRRQFIKTTSSAVVGGSLVIPMINTIPAFAKGNADTLKVGLIGCGGRGTGAANQAMKADPNVKLVAMADAFEDRLQSSLGNLKKGHGDKVQVDPEHQFVGFDAYQKLIDSDVDVVLLATPPGFRPQHLTAAVEAKKHVFAEKPMAVDGPGIRQVMAAAKKAKENDTAIMSGFCWRYHEPKRAIFGKILDGAVGDIGTIYNTYNTGVLWSKDRQPEWTAMEYQLRNWLYYKWLSGDHIAEQAVHSLDMMAWALGDKPPLSAVGTGGRQVRTDDKFGHVYDHFAIVYDYGDGQKGIHMSRQQFNCANSYSVEVSGDQGHALVDCIKGVHKIKGKNDKWRYRGEENDMYQTEHDELFASIRNGSPVNDGDFMAQSTLLAIMGRMAAYTGQVVTYDEALNSQEKLGPEEYSWDLEYPVAAVPMPGIQDGVGR, encoded by the coding sequence ATGAGCGATAATTTCCTCCCCCCTGAAAATCTTCCTAAAAACGAATCTCGTCGGCAATTTATTAAAACCACTAGTTCGGCAGTGGTCGGTGGCAGCTTAGTCATTCCCATGATTAATACTATTCCCGCGTTTGCCAAAGGTAATGCCGATACGCTCAAAGTTGGCCTGATTGGTTGCGGAGGCCGAGGTACGGGAGCCGCTAACCAAGCAATGAAGGCCGACCCTAACGTGAAATTAGTAGCTATGGCTGATGCCTTTGAAGATCGATTGCAATCCAGCTTAGGAAATCTAAAGAAAGGACACGGCGATAAAGTGCAGGTTGATCCCGAACATCAGTTCGTTGGGTTTGATGCTTACCAAAAACTGATTGATAGTGACGTAGACGTAGTACTGCTAGCCACTCCTCCGGGTTTTCGTCCTCAACACTTAACAGCGGCAGTAGAGGCGAAGAAGCATGTTTTTGCGGAGAAGCCAATGGCGGTAGATGGACCTGGCATCCGTCAGGTAATGGCTGCGGCTAAAAAAGCTAAGGAAAACGATACCGCGATAATGTCAGGTTTTTGCTGGCGCTACCACGAACCTAAGCGGGCTATATTCGGTAAAATTCTGGACGGTGCGGTCGGTGATATTGGAACGATCTACAATACCTATAATACGGGAGTGCTGTGGTCTAAAGATCGGCAGCCCGAATGGACGGCGATGGAGTATCAGCTACGCAATTGGCTGTACTATAAATGGCTATCGGGTGACCATATTGCTGAGCAGGCGGTGCATAGTTTAGACATGATGGCGTGGGCACTGGGCGATAAACCACCGCTCAGTGCAGTAGGAACTGGTGGTCGACAAGTACGTACCGACGATAAATTCGGTCACGTGTACGACCACTTTGCAATTGTGTACGACTATGGCGACGGGCAGAAAGGCATCCATATGAGTCGGCAGCAGTTTAACTGTGCGAATAGCTACTCAGTGGAAGTCTCGGGCGACCAGGGGCACGCCTTAGTGGATTGTATCAAAGGGGTACACAAGATTAAAGGGAAGAATGACAAGTGGCGGTACCGAGGCGAAGAAAACGATATGTATCAAACCGAGCACGATGAGCTATTTGCCTCTATCCGCAACGGATCGCCGGTAAACGATGGTGATTTTATGGCGCAAAGTACCCTACTCGCCATTATGGGGCGCATGGCGGCTTACACTGGGCAAGTAGTCACTTACGATGAAGCCCTTAACTCTCAGGAAAAACTAGGGCCCGAAGAGTATAGCTGGGATTTAGAATATCCGGTAGCGGCTGTACCCATGCCCGGTATTCAAGATGGAGTAGGACGCTAA
- a CDS encoding sugar phosphate isomerase/epimerase family protein has protein sequence MLRRDFIKISGATLASAPLTSVPLHFNAAPQLNIKKSLKYSMVDAPGSVLDHFRMLKEVGFDGVEMDSPSDINIDEVLEAKEETGLEIPGVINSAHWKMPLSDPDASVRAKCVEASKTALQDCKRYGGTTMLLVPGVVNDKISYADAYRRSQEEIRKLLPVAEETGVKIAIENVWNNMLISPLEAARFIDEFENSMIGWYFDVGNIVRYGWPEHWIEALGDRIMKLDIKEYSRKKQQDEGIWKGFDVELMEGDCNWPKVNKALDKIGYEGWASAEVKGGDRDRLQTISQKMDAIFGLA, from the coding sequence ATGCTTCGAAGAGACTTTATCAAAATTAGTGGTGCTACCTTAGCATCGGCTCCCCTAACTTCTGTGCCCTTACATTTTAATGCGGCACCCCAACTTAATATCAAAAAATCCCTGAAATACAGTATGGTCGATGCGCCTGGTTCGGTGCTTGATCACTTCCGAATGTTGAAGGAGGTTGGCTTCGACGGGGTAGAGATGGATTCACCTAGCGATATTAATATTGATGAGGTACTGGAAGCGAAAGAAGAAACCGGACTGGAAATACCAGGGGTAATTAACTCCGCTCACTGGAAGATGCCGCTCTCTGACCCGGATGCTAGCGTGCGGGCGAAATGTGTAGAGGCTTCCAAAACGGCTCTGCAAGATTGTAAGCGCTACGGTGGAACCACAATGCTACTCGTTCCCGGGGTAGTGAATGATAAAATTAGCTACGCCGATGCCTACCGCCGTTCGCAGGAAGAAATTCGGAAACTGCTGCCCGTAGCCGAAGAAACCGGAGTGAAAATCGCTATTGAAAACGTTTGGAACAATATGCTGATTAGTCCCCTGGAAGCAGCCCGATTTATCGATGAGTTCGAGAATTCAATGATCGGCTGGTACTTTGACGTAGGCAATATTGTTCGCTACGGCTGGCCCGAGCACTGGATTGAAGCATTGGGTGATCGTATCATGAAGCTAGATATTAAAGAGTACAGCCGGAAAAAGCAGCAGGACGAAGGCATCTGGAAAGGCTTTGACGTAGAATTAATGGAGGGTGACTGCAATTGGCCGAAAGTGAACAAAGCCCTAGATAAAATCGGCTACGAAGGCTGGGCATCCGCCGAAGTAAAAGGCGGCGACCGCGACCGCTTACAAACAATTTCTCAGAAAATGGATGCTATTTTTGGATTGGCTTAA
- a CDS encoding S10 family peptidase — MNKNLYLLIVCLLISTATTAQSSDSSNLKEDPPLSVTQHNVRVGGQTINYTTTTGYLVLRKENGDARAKMFFIAYTQNGVEDVSKRPITYTFNGGPGSSSVWLHMGGLGPRRIKMSEKGESLPPPYELVDNEYTWLDKTDLVFIDPVETGFSRPAEGVEKSEFTGFEEDISSVGDFIRLYTTRNSRWSSPKFLAGESYGTTRAAGLSGYLQDRHGMYLNGLMLISSILNFQTARFTKGNDLPYILFLPTYAAIAWYHDQLPNRPDALEPFLREVEEFAMGDYASALMLGDQLPEDQKNQIINKLHQYTGLSKEYLERIHYRIHISRFVKELRRDEGITVGRLDGRMTGVDYDDAGEFYEFDPSYSATIYGPYTTAINSYLKAELDYENDLPYEILTGRVRPWSYSNVENEFLNVAETLRSAMSKNPFLKIHVFNGYYDLATPYFATDYTFNHMFLDEKLTNNVSMSFYESSHMMYIHQPSLVKMKQQVDQFIEQTLPN, encoded by the coding sequence ATGAACAAAAACCTATACCTTCTTATTGTCTGCCTGCTTATATCAACAGCAACTACCGCTCAATCTTCTGATTCCTCCAACCTAAAGGAAGACCCACCACTGTCAGTAACCCAGCATAACGTTCGGGTAGGCGGACAGACGATCAACTATACAACGACTACCGGATATTTGGTATTACGAAAAGAAAACGGTGATGCCCGGGCTAAGATGTTTTTTATTGCTTATACCCAAAACGGAGTAGAGGATGTATCAAAGCGCCCCATCACCTACACCTTCAATGGTGGGCCGGGTTCTTCGTCGGTATGGCTGCATATGGGTGGGCTGGGACCACGCCGTATTAAGATGAGTGAAAAGGGAGAGTCATTACCCCCACCCTACGAGTTAGTAGACAATGAATATACCTGGCTGGATAAAACCGACTTAGTATTTATTGATCCGGTAGAAACTGGCTTTAGCCGTCCGGCAGAAGGAGTAGAGAAAAGCGAATTCACTGGTTTTGAGGAAGATATTTCCAGCGTAGGCGATTTTATTCGGTTGTATACTACCCGCAACAGTCGGTGGAGCTCGCCCAAATTTCTGGCGGGAGAGAGCTACGGTACCACCCGCGCTGCCGGACTGTCGGGCTACCTGCAAGACCGCCACGGCATGTACCTTAACGGATTGATGTTAATTTCGTCTATCCTGAATTTCCAAACGGCTCGCTTCACCAAAGGTAATGATCTGCCCTACATTCTGTTTTTACCAACTTACGCCGCTATTGCTTGGTACCATGACCAACTGCCCAATCGCCCGGATGCGCTCGAACCTTTTTTGCGAGAGGTAGAAGAGTTTGCGATGGGCGACTACGCCTCGGCTCTCATGCTAGGCGATCAGCTACCGGAAGACCAGAAAAACCAAATTATTAATAAGCTCCACCAGTACACCGGACTATCCAAAGAATACCTGGAACGTATCCACTACCGCATTCATATCTCCCGCTTCGTGAAGGAGCTACGGCGCGATGAAGGAATAACGGTTGGCCGGCTCGACGGGCGGATGACCGGAGTGGATTACGACGATGCCGGAGAGTTCTACGAGTTTGACCCTAGCTACAGTGCCACTATCTACGGGCCTTACACCACTGCGATCAATTCTTATCTGAAAGCTGAACTAGACTACGAAAATGATCTCCCCTACGAAATACTGACCGGGCGAGTACGGCCTTGGAGCTATAGTAATGTAGAAAATGAGTTTCTAAATGTAGCCGAAACCCTACGTAGCGCCATGTCTAAGAATCCGTTTCTAAAAATACACGTCTTCAACGGATACTACGATCTGGCTACGCCTTACTTCGCCACCGACTACACCTTCAATCATATGTTCTTAGACGAGAAACTGACCAATAACGTCAGTATGTCATTCTACGAATCGAGCCACATGATGTACATCCACCAGCCTTCGCTCGTGAAGATGAAGCAGCAGGTAGATCAGTTTATTGAGCAGACGCTTCCCAACTGA